Proteins co-encoded in one Garra rufa chromosome 7, GarRuf1.0, whole genome shotgun sequence genomic window:
- the mbd3b gene encoding methyl-CpG-binding domain protein 3b isoform X3 → MEKNDPTGKKFRSKPQLARYLGNSMDLSSFDFRTGKMLMSKLNKTRQRPRYDNNSQTKGKPDLNTSLPVRQTASIFKQPVTKVTNHPSNKVKTDPQKAIDQPRQLFWEKKLSGLNAFDIAEELVKTMDLPKGLQGVGPGCTDKTLLSAIASALHTSAAPITGQLSAAVEKNPGVWLNTAQPLCKAFIVTDEDIRKQEELVYSVRKRLEEALMADMLAHVEETSNEGDTLKQEGNCNDEKQEV, encoded by the exons CCCCACTGGGAAGAAGTTCCGGAGTAAGCCTCAATTGGCCCGTTACCTTGGCAACTCTATGGATCTCAGCTCCTTTGATTTCCGCACAGGCAAGATGCTCATGAGCAAACTGAACAAGACCAGACAGCGACCCCGATACGACAACAATAGCCAGACTAAG GGTAAACCTGACCTGAACACATCCCTCCCAGTACGACAGACAGCCTCCATCTTCAAACAGCCTGTCACAAAAGTTACCAACCACCCCAGCAATAAGGTTAAAACAGACCCACAGAAGGCTATTGACCAGCCCAGACAG CTCTTCTGGGAGAAGAAGTTGAGTGGCCTCAATGCCTTTGACATAGCAGAGGAGTTAGTGAAAACAATGGATCTCCCCAAAGGCTTACAAG GAGTGGGCCCTGGCTGCACAGATAAGACCTTGTTGTCAGCTATCGCCAGCGCTCTTCACACCAGTGCGGCTCCCATCACGGGCCAGCTGTCCGCCGCTGTGGAGAAGAACCCCGGCGTGTGGCTCAACACGGCTCAGCCTCTCTGCAAGGCCTTCATCGTCACAGACGAGGACATCAG AAAGCAAGAGGAGCTGGTGTACAGTGTGCGGAAGCGGTTGGAGGAAGCCTTGATGGCCGACATGTTGGCTCACGTGGAGGAAACATCTAATGAGGGCGACACACTCAAACAAGAGGGGAATTGCAATGATGAAAAACAGGAAGTATAG
- the mbd3b gene encoding methyl-CpG-binding domain protein 3b isoform X2, translating into MEKNEGEEEEEEQRRERGEAGRLYSLCPTGKKFRSKPQLARYLGNSMDLSSFDFRTGKMLMSKLNKTRQRPRYDNNSQTKGKPDLNTSLPVRQTASIFKQPVTKVTNHPSNKVKTDPQKAIDQPRQLFWEKKLSGLNAFDIAEELVKTMDLPKGLQGVGPGCTDKTLLSAIASALHTSAAPITGQLSAAVEKNPGVWLNTAQPLCKAFIVTDEDIRKQEELVYSVRKRLEEALMADMLAHVEETSNEGDTLKQEGNCNDEKQEV; encoded by the exons CCCCACTGGGAAGAAGTTCCGGAGTAAGCCTCAATTGGCCCGTTACCTTGGCAACTCTATGGATCTCAGCTCCTTTGATTTCCGCACAGGCAAGATGCTCATGAGCAAACTGAACAAGACCAGACAGCGACCCCGATACGACAACAATAGCCAGACTAAG GGTAAACCTGACCTGAACACATCCCTCCCAGTACGACAGACAGCCTCCATCTTCAAACAGCCTGTCACAAAAGTTACCAACCACCCCAGCAATAAGGTTAAAACAGACCCACAGAAGGCTATTGACCAGCCCAGACAG CTCTTCTGGGAGAAGAAGTTGAGTGGCCTCAATGCCTTTGACATAGCAGAGGAGTTAGTGAAAACAATGGATCTCCCCAAAGGCTTACAAG GAGTGGGCCCTGGCTGCACAGATAAGACCTTGTTGTCAGCTATCGCCAGCGCTCTTCACACCAGTGCGGCTCCCATCACGGGCCAGCTGTCCGCCGCTGTGGAGAAGAACCCCGGCGTGTGGCTCAACACGGCTCAGCCTCTCTGCAAGGCCTTCATCGTCACAGACGAGGACATCAG AAAGCAAGAGGAGCTGGTGTACAGTGTGCGGAAGCGGTTGGAGGAAGCCTTGATGGCCGACATGTTGGCTCACGTGGAGGAAACATCTAATGAGGGCGACACACTCAAACAAGAGGGGAATTGCAATGATGAAAAACAGGAAGTATAG